The following coding sequences lie in one Sedimentibacter sp. MB35-C1 genomic window:
- a CDS encoding MATE family efflux transporter, protein MKNIYNRNKKFIAALVVIALPVIIQNVISIGLNMIDTVMVSKLGNDAISAVGLANRIYFIFTTICFGIFSGASIFIAQYWGAEDTQSIKKVFGIDLAIGTVLSLFFSLAVFFFREPIMKIFIDEISVIQPGSRYLRIISFSYFFTAISFAFSFNSRAIHRLKLPTIINAVALVINTFLNWVLITGNLGFKALGVEGAAVATLTARIFEFFALILLIYKDKTHPLAGTFTEFTSWNRIMLKKILKTSLPVIMSETAWSVGTSVYFIAYGYMGSSAIAVVQIAFNISDFFQTLFFGIGNASAVMIGNEIGKNDIDNAMEYSNKFVKITVFLSVALAVALFFSRNALTSFFNLDPFTSESLSRTLIVYSLYFTPKMFSYMFICGILRAGGDTKFCMFVDIISVWVIGVPLSFFSVLVLKLPIHLVIAVVFSEELIKSIAVIKRYKSQNWINNLIIE, encoded by the coding sequence ATGAAAAATATATATAACAGAAATAAAAAATTTATTGCAGCCTTAGTAGTAATTGCACTTCCTGTCATAATTCAGAATGTCATAAGTATCGGTTTGAACATGATTGACACTGTAATGGTAAGTAAGCTTGGGAATGATGCAATCTCGGCAGTTGGGCTGGCAAACAGGATTTACTTTATTTTCACAACAATTTGCTTCGGAATATTCAGCGGTGCATCAATTTTTATTGCTCAGTACTGGGGAGCCGAAGATACGCAAAGTATTAAAAAAGTTTTTGGAATAGATTTGGCAATCGGTACAGTTTTATCACTATTTTTTTCTTTAGCAGTCTTTTTTTTCAGAGAACCAATAATGAAAATATTTATAGATGAAATTTCCGTCATTCAACCTGGAAGCAGATATTTACGAATTATATCATTTTCTTATTTTTTTACAGCTATCTCATTTGCTTTCAGCTTTAATTCCAGAGCCATACACAGACTTAAGCTTCCAACTATAATAAATGCTGTAGCACTTGTAATAAATACATTTTTAAACTGGGTATTAATTACAGGCAACCTTGGTTTTAAGGCACTTGGCGTAGAAGGCGCAGCAGTAGCTACATTAACAGCCAGAATTTTCGAATTTTTTGCTCTTATATTGTTAATATACAAAGATAAAACTCATCCTTTAGCAGGGACTTTTACTGAATTTACATCTTGGAACAGAATAATGCTGAAAAAAATTCTTAAAACATCACTGCCTGTTATAATGTCTGAAACTGCTTGGTCTGTAGGTACCTCAGTTTACTTTATAGCCTACGGTTATATGGGATCATCCGCAATTGCGGTTGTTCAAATTGCATTTAACATATCTGATTTCTTTCAGACATTATTTTTTGGAATAGGAAATGCTAGTGCTGTAATGATTGGAAATGAAATAGGTAAAAATGACATTGATAATGCTATGGAATACAGCAATAAATTCGTAAAAATAACTGTTTTTCTCAGCGTTGCTCTTGCTGTAGCTCTGTTCTTCTCCAGGAACGCACTTACAAGTTTTTTCAATTTAGATCCTTTTACCAGTGAAAGCCTGAGTCGAACTCTTATAGTTTACTCGTTATATTTTACACCAAAAATGTTTTCTTATATGTTTATATGTGGAATACTTAGAGCAGGAGGAGATACAAAATTCTGTATGTTTGTTGATATTATATCTGTATGGGTGATAGGAGTCCCTCTGTCGTTTTTCTCTGTATTAGTATTGAAATTGCCCATACATTTGGTTATTGCCGTCGTATTCAGCGAGGAGCTTATTAAATCTATCGCTGTAATCAAAAGATATAAAAGCCAAAATTGGATAAATAACTTGATTATTGAGTAA
- the truA gene encoding tRNA pseudouridine(38-40) synthase TruA, producing the protein MVRNIKLNIAYDGTNYHGWQTQLNGPTIQETIEKAISIVMKQKVNLTGSGRTDSGVHAFDQVANFTADTKIPENKIKIALNANLPTDIRIIDSVDVPLDFNSRFDAHDKTYMYQIYNDRVWSPFYSRYSCFVPATLDFEIMERASGSLIGTHDFRGFMASNSDVKTTVRTVYEAKLVKEDKLIKLYINGSGFLYNMVRIIAGSLIDIGKGIKNVDCIERALEEKDRKLLGKTAEPQGLFLLNVNYRQQKNL; encoded by the coding sequence ATGGTAAGAAATATTAAGCTAAACATTGCATATGATGGTACAAATTATCACGGCTGGCAGACCCAATTAAATGGGCCTACAATCCAAGAAACCATAGAGAAGGCTATTAGTATTGTAATGAAGCAAAAAGTCAATTTAACAGGCTCAGGAAGGACCGACAGCGGCGTACATGCATTTGATCAGGTAGCAAACTTTACTGCAGATACAAAGATCCCAGAAAACAAGATAAAGATTGCTCTAAATGCAAACCTGCCTACGGATATTAGAATTATTGATTCGGTGGATGTTCCTTTAGACTTTAATTCAAGATTTGATGCCCATGACAAGACTTATATGTACCAAATATACAATGATAGAGTATGGAGCCCTTTTTACAGCAGATACTCCTGCTTTGTTCCGGCTACTCTTGATTTTGAAATTATGGAAAGAGCCTCTGGATCTTTAATAGGAACCCACGATTTCAGAGGGTTTATGGCATCGAATTCAGACGTGAAAACTACTGTCAGGACGGTATATGAAGCTAAGCTTGTCAAAGAGGATAAGCTAATAAAATTATATATAAACGGAAGCGGGTTTTTATATAATATGGTAAGAATAATAGCAGGCTCATTGATAGATATCGGAAAGGGAATTAAAAATGTTGACTGCATAGAAAGAGCTTTGGAAGAAAAAGATAGAAAATTGCTGGGGAAGACTGCTGAGCCGCAAGGATTATTTTTGCTGAATGTTAATTACAGGCAGCAAAAAAACTTATAA
- a CDS encoding diacylglycerol kinase family protein, with product MRHIFIINPAAGNGRYQNDLADLINSELLDKDIEYEIYLSRFKGDIHSYLLKKCNDKIESVIYACGGDGTLHEVINATHNVPHVSIGVIPRGSGNDFIKNFSKGTHFNDINFQIHGSSVNLDLIKVNNKYAASVCTVGLDADAAFQMHKFKKIPFINGSTRYYLAVIYCLINKLGNHLEISVDGSGATNSSYLLTVMANGQFYGGGYKCAPLAILNDGLMDLCLVKNISRFKILNLMNSYKAGTHLENPKLSKWISYKKCKKIKIKSSKPLNVCVDGEIYLHNEVALEIEKDAFKFWMPKEVQIIGSKKTAKNK from the coding sequence ATGAGACACATATTTATAATAAACCCTGCCGCAGGAAACGGAAGGTATCAAAATGATTTAGCCGACTTAATAAATTCTGAATTACTGGATAAAGATATTGAATATGAAATCTATTTAAGCAGGTTTAAAGGGGATATTCACAGCTACCTGCTTAAGAAATGCAATGATAAAATTGAAAGTGTAATCTACGCCTGCGGAGGTGACGGCACCCTGCATGAAGTAATAAATGCAACACATAACGTCCCTCATGTGAGTATCGGAGTAATCCCGCGCGGCTCAGGTAATGATTTTATCAAGAACTTCAGTAAAGGCACACATTTTAACGATATTAATTTTCAAATCCATGGAAGCAGCGTAAATCTGGACCTTATAAAAGTTAATAATAAATATGCTGCATCTGTATGTACTGTAGGCCTTGATGCAGATGCAGCATTCCAAATGCACAAATTTAAAAAGATTCCATTCATAAATGGTTCAACAAGATACTATTTAGCCGTAATATATTGTCTGATAAACAAACTAGGCAATCACCTTGAAATTTCAGTTGACGGAAGCGGTGCCACCAACAGCTCCTACCTTTTAACAGTAATGGCAAACGGACAATTCTACGGCGGAGGATATAAATGTGCCCCTCTTGCTATTTTGAATGATGGGTTAATGGATTTATGTCTGGTCAAAAACATTTCAAGATTTAAAATACTAAATTTAATGAACAGCTATAAAGCCGGAACACACTTAGAAAATCCTAAGCTTAGTAAATGGATTAGTTATAAAAAATGCAAAAAAATAAAAATTAAAAGTTCCAAGCCATTAAACGTATGTGTTGACGGAGAAATATATTTGCATAATGAAGTCGCGCTTGAAATAGAAAAAGATGCATTCAAATTCTGGATGCCAAAAGAAGTGCAAATTATAGGCAGTAAAAAGACTGCTAAAAACAAATAA
- the rpsI gene encoding 30S ribosomal protein S9: MDAQYRGTGRRKKAIARVRLVPGTGKIVINKRELDDYIKYETLRVLVREPMMITDTMGQYDVLVNVKGGGYTGQAGAIRHGISRALLEVDNELRPILKKAGFLTRDSRMKERKKYGLKKARRASQFSKR; encoded by the coding sequence ATGGATGCACAATACAGAGGAACAGGCAGAAGAAAAAAAGCTATAGCTAGAGTAAGATTAGTACCGGGAACGGGAAAAATTGTTATTAATAAAAGAGAATTAGATGATTATATCAAGTATGAAACATTAAGAGTTTTAGTAAGAGAACCGATGATGATTACAGATACAATGGGTCAGTATGATGTATTAGTAAATGTTAAAGGCGGCGGATACACAGGTCAAGCAGGAGCAATCAGACATGGTATTTCAAGAGCTTTGCTTGAAGTGGACAATGAATTAAGACCGATTTTAAAGAAAGCCGGATTCTTGACAAGAGATTCAAGAATGAAGGAAAGAAAGAAATACGGTTTGAAAAAAGCAAGAAGGGCTTCACAGTTCAGCAAGAGATAA
- the rplM gene encoding 50S ribosomal protein L13, translating to MKSFLAKPNEVSRAWYVIDAEGKTLGRLATEIAKILRGKHKAIYTPHVDTGDFVIVVNADKVVLTGKKLDQKLYRHHSLYPGGLKETPYRTLFKTKPEQPVYLAVKGMLPKNSLGRKMLKKLKVYAGPEHNHQAQQPQVYEF from the coding sequence ATGAAAAGCTTCTTGGCTAAACCTAATGAAGTTAGCAGGGCATGGTATGTTATCGATGCCGAAGGTAAGACTTTAGGTAGACTTGCAACAGAAATTGCAAAAATTTTAAGAGGTAAACACAAAGCAATTTACACACCACACGTTGATACAGGAGATTTTGTTATAGTTGTTAACGCTGATAAAGTTGTTTTAACTGGTAAAAAATTAGACCAAAAACTATATAGACACCACTCTCTTTATCCAGGCGGATTAAAGGAAACACCTTACAGAACTTTGTTTAAGACTAAACCTGAGCAACCGGTTTATCTGGCAGTAAAAGGAATGCTTCCAAAAAACAGCCTTGGAAGAAAAATGTTAAAGAAACTAAAAGTATACGCAGGTCCTGAACACAATCATCAAGCTCAGCAACCGCAAGTATACGAGTTTTAA
- a CDS encoding QueT transporter family protein: MEKNNVQFITRTALIAAAYVALTYAFAWMSYEQLQFRIAEVLVLFAFIEPKYGLGLVLGCVLANIASPLGVIDIVVGSFATFIAIVFIVTVRKTLGYNKRSLIVASLGPVISNAVLVGFELTYLFQTPFVINAIYVAIGEFAVVTLAGTAVVNSIMKNTNLVDRLSIN, from the coding sequence ATGGAAAAAAATAATGTACAATTTATTACACGCACTGCCCTGATAGCAGCGGCATATGTGGCATTAACCTATGCATTTGCATGGATGAGCTATGAGCAATTACAGTTCAGAATAGCAGAGGTTTTGGTGTTGTTTGCATTCATAGAGCCTAAATATGGTCTTGGACTAGTCCTGGGATGTGTTCTGGCCAATATAGCAAGCCCTTTGGGAGTAATTGATATTGTTGTAGGCTCGTTTGCAACTTTCATTGCTATTGTGTTTATAGTAACAGTGAGGAAGACTTTGGGATACAACAAAAGATCATTGATAGTTGCAAGTCTTGGTCCGGTAATTTCAAATGCGGTGCTTGTAGGATTTGAACTGACATATTTGTTTCAGACACCGTTTGTTATTAACGCTATTTATGTAGCCATAGGGGAATTTGCTGTTGTGACATTAGCAGGAACAGCTGTTGTAAATTCAATTATGAAAAATACTAATTTAGTGGATAGATTATCAATCAATTAA